One Sphaerisporangium krabiense DNA segment encodes these proteins:
- a CDS encoding alpha-1,4-glucan--maltose-1-phosphate maltosyltransferase: MIGRIPIQDIHPVVDCGRWPAKSAAGETFEISATVFREGHDAVAAGVVLFDPDGARRPLLLMREGAPGTDRWSVEVTLPTEGTWQFRVEAWSDPVATWLHDAGIKIPRGIDVDLMCEEGARIFERAAKGVRQAGCEDCAHRAVLQEVADRLRDDELDPRARLSYAQLPDVASALAAHPLRDLVTRGPRYRIRVDRRRALFGSWYELFPRSEGAVIAEDVPPKSGNFRTAAERLPAVAAMGFDVVYLPPVHPIGDAYRKGRNNTLHPEPYDVGSPWAIGAAEGGHDAIHPDLGTMEDFDAFVKRAGDLGLEVALDLALQCSPDHPWVKEHPEWFTIRADGSIAYAENPPKKYQDIYPLNFDKDPEGIYAEVLRVVRHWMDHGVRIFRVDNPHTKPVEFWERLLGEIYTTDPDVVFLSEAFTRPPMLRALAKIGFHQSYTYFTWRTTAGELESYFSELSHETSHYLRPNFFVNTPDILHEYLQTGGVPAFKIRAVLAALASPSWGMYAGYELAEGTPVRPGSEEYLNSEKYELRPRDWAGAERDGRSLAPFITTLNLFRRAHPAVQELRNLRFHSVDHPDMICFSKRLPGAYDPSTRRHGLGDVVLVVVNLDPHNTHEATVTLDMPGLGLDWGAEFIVDDELSGESYQWRHANYVRLDPHINPAHVLTLRATPAGRS; the protein is encoded by the coding sequence ATGATCGGACGAATCCCAATACAGGACATTCACCCAGTCGTCGATTGCGGGCGGTGGCCCGCGAAATCCGCGGCGGGCGAGACTTTCGAGATAAGCGCCACCGTGTTCCGCGAGGGACACGACGCGGTGGCGGCCGGCGTCGTGCTCTTCGACCCGGACGGCGCTCGAAGGCCGCTCCTGCTGATGCGGGAAGGCGCGCCGGGCACCGACCGGTGGTCGGTGGAGGTGACGCTGCCCACGGAGGGCACCTGGCAGTTCCGCGTGGAGGCCTGGAGCGACCCGGTCGCCACCTGGCTGCACGACGCGGGCATCAAGATCCCCCGAGGCATCGACGTCGATTTGATGTGCGAGGAGGGGGCCCGCATCTTCGAGCGGGCCGCGAAGGGCGTCCGGCAGGCGGGGTGCGAGGACTGCGCCCACCGCGCCGTGCTGCAGGAGGTGGCGGACCGCCTGCGCGACGACGAGCTCGACCCGCGGGCCCGTCTGTCGTACGCGCAGCTCCCGGACGTCGCGAGCGCCCTGGCCGCCCATCCCCTGCGCGACCTGGTCACGCGGGGGCCGCGGTACCGGATCCGGGTCGACCGCCGCCGCGCGCTGTTCGGCTCGTGGTACGAGCTGTTCCCTCGCTCCGAGGGCGCGGTGATCGCGGAGGACGTCCCCCCCAAGTCCGGAAATTTCCGGACGGCCGCCGAACGGCTGCCGGCCGTCGCCGCCATGGGCTTCGACGTCGTCTACCTGCCGCCCGTCCACCCCATCGGCGACGCCTACCGCAAGGGCCGCAACAACACCCTGCACCCCGAGCCGTACGACGTGGGCTCCCCGTGGGCGATCGGCGCCGCGGAGGGCGGCCACGACGCGATCCACCCCGACCTCGGCACCATGGAGGACTTCGACGCCTTCGTGAAGCGGGCCGGGGACCTCGGCCTGGAGGTCGCTCTCGACCTGGCGCTGCAGTGCTCCCCCGACCACCCGTGGGTCAAGGAGCACCCGGAGTGGTTCACGATCCGCGCCGACGGGTCGATCGCCTACGCCGAGAACCCTCCGAAGAAGTACCAGGACATCTACCCGCTGAACTTCGACAAGGACCCCGAGGGCATCTACGCCGAGGTCCTGCGGGTCGTGCGCCACTGGATGGACCACGGCGTGCGCATCTTCCGCGTCGACAACCCGCACACCAAGCCGGTGGAGTTCTGGGAGCGGCTGCTCGGCGAGATCTACACCACCGACCCCGACGTGGTTTTCCTGTCGGAGGCGTTCACCAGGCCGCCGATGCTGCGCGCCCTCGCCAAGATCGGTTTCCACCAGTCCTACACCTACTTCACGTGGCGGACCACCGCCGGGGAGCTGGAGAGCTACTTCTCCGAGCTGTCCCACGAGACGAGCCACTACCTGCGGCCGAACTTCTTCGTGAACACCCCGGATATCCTGCACGAATACCTCCAGACCGGAGGCGTGCCCGCCTTCAAGATCAGGGCCGTCCTCGCCGCCCTGGCGTCCCCCTCGTGGGGCATGTACGCGGGCTACGAGCTCGCCGAGGGCACCCCGGTGCGTCCGGGCAGCGAGGAGTACCTGAACAGCGAGAAGTACGAGCTGCGGCCTCGTGACTGGGCGGGCGCGGAACGCGACGGCCGCAGCCTCGCGCCGTTCATCACGACCCTCAATTTGTTCAGAAGAGCACACCCAGCGGTCCAGGAACTGCGTAACCTACGGTTCCACAGCGTCGACCACCCGGACATGATCTGCTTCTCCAAGCGGCTGCCCGGCGCCTACGACCCGTCCACACGACGGCACGGTCTGGGCGATGTGGTCCTGGTCGTCGTCAATCTGGATCCGCACAACACGCACGAGGCGACGGTCACCCTGGACATGCCGGGCCTCGGCCTCGATTGGGGTGCGGAGTTCATCGTGGACGACGAGCTCTCGGGCGAGTCGTACCAATGGCGGCATGCCAACTACGTGCGCCTCGATCCACATATCAACCCAGCCCACGTCCTCACACTGCGAGCGACGCCGGCCGGCCGGTCATAG
- the glgB gene encoding 1,4-alpha-glucan branching protein GlgB: MNADLDLNRLAGGAHHDPHSILGAHPSSDGMTVRALKPLAEKVELVLDDGGQETVHEMRHEAHGVFTVTLPGVDKIPSYHLRVTYEGGEPHDVGDPYHHWPTLGEIDLHLIGEGRHERLWEVLGARVMRHGDEDGTAFAVWAPNARGMRVEGDFNHWNGSGHPMRSLGSSGVWELFVPGIGAGERYKFSVLGADSVWRSKADPMARRTEVPPATASIVEASAYTWNDDAWMRDRPDRDRLAEPMAAYEVHLGSWRPGLSYTELATELVEYVQEMGFSHVEFLPVAEHPFGGSWGYQISSYYAPTARFGTPDEFRHLIDRLHAAGIGVLLDWVPAHFPKDEWSLGRFDGTPLYEHADPRRGTHPEWGTYIFDYGRREVRNFLVANAVYWLKEFHVDGLRVDAVASMLYLDYSRREGEWTPNVHGGRENLDAVEFLKEMNAVAYREAPGIVTIAEESTAWPGVSRPVYLGGLGFGFKWNMGWMHDTLAYLQHEPVFRQYHHHQMTFSLMYAYSENFVLPLSHDEVVHGKGSLLGKMPGDEWQRFANLRALLAFMWAHPGKKLLFMGSEFGQGSEWSEERGLDWWVLDFEPHQGVQRLVRDLNRVYGETRAMYSQDHTPDGFQWIDADDAPGNVFSFVRHGDDGSMVACVANFSGRPHEDYVLGLPAGGRWEEVVNTDAFDYHGSGVGNLGAVEAEAEPWHGLPYSARLRVPPLGALWLRHEGPAARPLAEEARRAVRTSGPGAVRDAARPDEGVSEVGEELREEPGERA; the protein is encoded by the coding sequence ATGAACGCGGACCTGGACCTGAACCGACTGGCGGGCGGCGCACACCATGATCCGCACTCGATCCTGGGCGCGCACCCCTCTTCCGACGGCATGACGGTGCGGGCGTTGAAGCCCCTGGCCGAGAAGGTCGAGCTGGTGCTCGACGACGGCGGCCAGGAGACCGTCCACGAGATGCGCCACGAGGCGCACGGCGTGTTCACGGTCACGTTGCCCGGCGTGGACAAGATCCCGTCCTACCACCTGCGGGTGACCTACGAGGGCGGCGAGCCCCACGACGTGGGCGACCCGTACCACCACTGGCCCACGCTGGGCGAGATCGACCTGCACCTGATCGGCGAGGGCCGCCACGAGCGCCTGTGGGAGGTCCTCGGCGCCCGGGTCATGCGGCACGGCGACGAGGACGGCACCGCCTTCGCCGTCTGGGCCCCGAACGCGCGCGGGATGCGCGTCGAGGGCGACTTCAACCACTGGAACGGCTCGGGCCACCCGATGCGCTCGCTCGGCTCCTCCGGCGTGTGGGAGCTGTTCGTCCCCGGGATCGGCGCCGGTGAGCGCTACAAGTTCTCGGTGCTCGGCGCCGACTCGGTCTGGCGGTCCAAGGCCGACCCGATGGCCCGGCGCACCGAGGTCCCGCCCGCCACCGCCTCGATCGTCGAGGCGTCCGCCTACACCTGGAACGACGACGCGTGGATGCGCGATCGCCCGGACCGCGACCGGCTCGCCGAGCCCATGGCCGCCTACGAGGTCCACCTCGGCTCCTGGCGCCCCGGCCTGTCCTACACCGAGCTGGCCACCGAACTCGTCGAGTACGTCCAGGAGATGGGCTTCTCGCACGTGGAGTTCCTGCCCGTCGCCGAGCATCCCTTCGGCGGCTCCTGGGGCTACCAGATCAGCTCCTACTACGCCCCGACCGCGCGGTTCGGCACGCCGGACGAGTTCCGGCACCTGATCGACCGCCTGCACGCGGCCGGCATCGGCGTCCTGCTCGACTGGGTGCCCGCCCACTTCCCCAAGGACGAATGGTCGCTCGGCAGGTTCGACGGCACGCCCCTGTACGAGCACGCCGACCCCCGCCGCGGCACCCACCCCGAGTGGGGCACCTACATCTTCGACTACGGCCGCCGCGAGGTCCGCAACTTCCTGGTCGCCAACGCCGTCTACTGGCTGAAGGAGTTCCACGTCGACGGGCTGCGCGTGGACGCGGTCGCCTCGATGCTCTACCTGGACTACTCGCGCCGCGAGGGCGAGTGGACGCCGAACGTCCACGGCGGGCGCGAGAACCTGGACGCGGTGGAGTTCCTCAAGGAGATGAACGCGGTCGCCTACCGCGAGGCGCCCGGCATCGTCACGATCGCCGAGGAGTCCACCGCGTGGCCGGGGGTGTCGCGCCCGGTGTACCTGGGCGGGCTCGGGTTCGGCTTCAAGTGGAACATGGGCTGGATGCACGACACGCTGGCCTACCTCCAGCACGAGCCGGTCTTCCGGCAGTACCACCACCACCAGATGACGTTCTCGCTGATGTACGCCTACTCCGAGAACTTCGTGCTCCCCCTCTCCCACGACGAGGTCGTGCACGGCAAGGGGTCGCTGCTCGGCAAGATGCCCGGCGACGAGTGGCAGCGCTTCGCCAACCTGCGGGCCCTGCTGGCGTTCATGTGGGCGCACCCGGGCAAGAAGCTGCTGTTCATGGGCAGCGAGTTCGGCCAGGGCTCGGAGTGGTCGGAGGAGCGCGGGCTGGACTGGTGGGTGCTGGACTTCGAGCCCCACCAGGGCGTGCAGCGCCTGGTGCGCGACCTGAACCGCGTGTACGGCGAGACCCGGGCCATGTACTCCCAGGACCACACCCCCGACGGCTTCCAGTGGATCGACGCCGACGACGCCCCGGGGAACGTCTTCTCGTTCGTGCGCCACGGCGACGACGGCTCGATGGTGGCGTGCGTCGCCAACTTCTCCGGCCGCCCGCACGAGGACTACGTCCTCGGCCTGCCCGCCGGGGGCCGCTGGGAGGAGGTCGTCAACACCGACGCCTTCGACTACCACGGCAGCGGGGTCGGCAACCTCGGCGCCGTCGAGGCCGAGGCGGAGCCCTGGCACGGGCTGCCGTACTCGGCGCGGCTGCGGGTGCCGCCGCTCGGCGCGCTGTGGCTGCGCCACGAAGGCCCGGCCGCCCGGCCGCTCGCGGAGGAGGCCCGGCGGGCCGTCCGCACCAGCGGCCCCGGCGCCGTGCGGGACGCCGCCAGGCCGGACGAGGGCGTCAGCGAGGTCGGCGAGGAGCTTCGCGAGGAGCCCGGCGAAAGGGCATGA
- a CDS encoding cupin domain-containing protein: protein MPVIRHAQSRRTETPNAIMTTYASPTQGGAGLSLWRVEMEAGQTGPAHAFDAELVWTVLSGEGAIELGAESFTIAPGDTVVLPAGVRRRLSTGSGLALVAAAPAGARAYTTDGAPDVPGACAAPEGDMLLPAWMA from the coding sequence GTGCCCGTCATCCGCCATGCGCAAAGCCGCAGGACAGAGACCCCCAACGCCATCATGACCACCTACGCCTCGCCCACCCAGGGCGGCGCCGGCCTGTCGCTGTGGCGCGTCGAGATGGAGGCCGGCCAGACGGGGCCGGCGCACGCGTTCGACGCCGAGCTGGTGTGGACCGTGCTGTCCGGGGAGGGCGCCATCGAGCTCGGCGCCGAGAGCTTCACGATCGCGCCCGGCGACACCGTGGTGCTGCCCGCGGGCGTGCGCCGCCGGCTGTCCACCGGCTCCGGCCTCGCCCTGGTCGCCGCCGCGCCCGCCGGCGCCCGCGCCTACACCACGGACGGCGCGCCCGACGTGCCCGGCGCGTGCGCCGCGCCGGAGGGCGACATGCTGCTGCCCGCCTGGATGGCGTAG
- the sppA gene encoding signal peptide peptidase SppA: MDATKAIIESVDRFRQRRTAPLILELDLTEGLTEGPPSDPLGALLSMRKTRFADVLEGLRRARRDPRVKGLVVKIGGRPIGLAMVQELRTAVVQLRAAGKMTVAFGETFGEFGAGTVPYYLASAFEKVYLQPSGDVGLTGVSLEQRFVKNALGKLGVDYQIGQRHEYKTAANTFTQDHMTEAHRESAERIAESVIEQIVAGVAEGRGLAPERVRELIDQGPFIGAEALEAGLVDRLAYRDEVYDEIREEGDLLLYVSRYAKGPISGKLPHPGERVVALIHGNGAIRLGRSGRSPLGGGGAMGSDTISAAFRAARKDDSVKAVVFRVDSPGGSYVASDVIWREVVLTRKAGKPVIISMGDLAASGGYFVSMAADVIVSQPGTLTGSIGVFGGKPSLAGLLGRVGITSESVDVGANSGMFSPSRSYSEAQWARVNTWLDRIYDDFVGKVAEGRGIDRERAHDLARGRVWTGADARDSGLVDRLGGLEDAVDLARSRAGLPKNAPVRTYPRVHPLERLRPAESSEDRAAALARVRLEAWGPLTRLTAELGLPAYGPLMLPGWWTIR, translated from the coding sequence ATGGACGCGACTAAGGCGATCATCGAATCGGTCGACCGGTTCCGGCAGCGACGCACGGCCCCCTTGATCCTTGAGCTCGACCTGACCGAGGGTCTCACCGAGGGCCCCCCGTCCGACCCGCTGGGCGCCCTCCTGTCCATGCGCAAGACCCGTTTCGCCGACGTGCTGGAGGGCCTGCGCCGCGCGCGCAGGGATCCCCGGGTCAAGGGCCTCGTCGTCAAGATCGGCGGGCGTCCCATCGGGCTGGCCATGGTGCAGGAGCTGCGCACGGCGGTCGTCCAGCTCCGGGCCGCCGGCAAGATGACCGTGGCCTTCGGCGAGACGTTCGGCGAGTTCGGCGCGGGCACCGTGCCGTACTACCTGGCCAGCGCCTTCGAGAAGGTCTACCTGCAGCCCTCGGGCGACGTCGGGCTGACCGGCGTCAGCCTGGAGCAGCGCTTCGTGAAGAACGCGCTCGGCAAGCTCGGCGTCGACTACCAGATCGGCCAGCGGCACGAGTACAAGACCGCGGCCAACACCTTCACCCAGGACCACATGACCGAGGCGCACCGCGAGTCCGCCGAGCGGATCGCCGAGTCGGTCATCGAGCAGATCGTCGCCGGCGTCGCCGAGGGCCGCGGCCTCGCGCCCGAGCGCGTGCGCGAGCTGATCGACCAGGGGCCGTTCATCGGCGCCGAGGCCCTGGAGGCCGGCCTGGTCGACCGGCTCGCCTACCGCGACGAGGTCTACGACGAGATCCGCGAGGAGGGCGACCTCCTGCTGTACGTCTCGCGGTACGCCAAGGGACCGATCTCCGGCAAGCTGCCCCACCCCGGCGAGCGCGTCGTGGCGCTGATCCACGGCAACGGCGCTATCCGCCTCGGCCGCAGCGGGCGCAGCCCCCTCGGCGGCGGGGGCGCCATGGGCTCGGACACGATCAGCGCCGCCTTCCGCGCCGCCCGCAAGGACGACTCGGTCAAGGCCGTCGTCTTCCGCGTCGACAGCCCCGGCGGGTCGTACGTCGCCTCGGACGTCATCTGGCGCGAGGTCGTGCTGACCCGCAAGGCCGGCAAGCCGGTGATCATCTCGATGGGCGACCTGGCGGCGTCGGGCGGCTACTTCGTCTCGATGGCGGCCGACGTGATCGTGTCCCAGCCCGGCACGCTCACCGGCTCGATCGGCGTGTTCGGCGGCAAGCCGTCCCTGGCGGGGCTGCTCGGCCGGGTCGGCATCACCTCCGAGTCGGTCGACGTCGGCGCCAACTCGGGCATGTTCTCGCCGAGCCGCTCCTACTCCGAGGCGCAGTGGGCGCGGGTCAACACCTGGCTCGACCGCATCTACGACGACTTCGTGGGCAAGGTCGCCGAGGGCCGGGGCATCGACCGCGAGCGCGCCCACGACCTGGCGCGCGGCCGGGTGTGGACGGGCGCCGACGCCCGCGACAGCGGCCTGGTCGACCGGCTCGGCGGCCTGGAGGACGCCGTGGACCTGGCCAGGAGCCGGGCGGGCCTGCCCAAGAACGCCCCCGTGCGCACCTATCCTCGCGTCCACCCGCTGGAGCGCCTGCGCCCGGCCGAGTCCAGCGAGGACCGCGCCGCCGCGCTCGCGCGGGTCCGCCTGGAGGCGTGGGGCCCGCTGACGCGGCTGACCGCCGAGCTCGGACTGCCGGCCTACGGGCCGTTGATGCTCCCGGGGTGGTGGACCATCCGCTGA
- the treS gene encoding maltose alpha-D-glucosyltransferase: MSLTPQPVPDTFTHEKPRDPRWYKRAVFYEVLIRGFADSNGDGTGDIRGLINKLDYLQWLGVDCLWLLPLYESPLKDGGYDISDFMKILPDFGDLGDFIKLVDEAHKRGMRVIADLVMNHTSDQHPWFQASRHDPTGPFGDFYVWSDENEQYSDARIIFIDTEASNWTYDPVRGQYYWHRFFHHQPDLNYENPAVQDAMLEVLRFWLDLGIDGFRLDAVPYLFEQEGTNCENLAPTHAYLKRVRREVDRLYPDRVLLAEANQWPADVVEYFGDPVTGGDECHMAFHFPLMPRIFMAVRRETRYPISEIMAQTPKIPENCQWGIFLRNHDELTLEMVTDEERDYMYTEYAKDPRMRANVGIRRRLAPLLENDRNQIELFTALLMSLPGSPVLYYGDEIGMGDNIWLGDRDGVRTPMQWTPDRNAGFSDCDPGRLYLPVIMDPIYGYQALNVEAQQKNAGSLLHFTKKMIEIRKRHPVFGLGEFTELNSSNPSVLAFVRELGDDRVLCVNNLSRFPQPVELDLRRFEGVTPVECTGGVPFPPIGELPYLLTLPGHGFYWFTLPPTSAAAEET; this comes from the coding sequence GTGAGCTTGACGCCTCAGCCGGTTCCTGACACTTTCACCCACGAAAAGCCGCGCGACCCGCGCTGGTACAAGCGCGCCGTCTTCTACGAGGTCCTCATCCGGGGCTTCGCGGACTCGAACGGCGACGGCACCGGAGACATCCGGGGCCTCATCAACAAGCTGGATTACCTCCAGTGGCTCGGCGTCGACTGCCTGTGGCTCCTGCCGCTCTACGAATCTCCCCTCAAAGACGGTGGATACGATATTTCCGACTTCATGAAGATCCTCCCGGATTTCGGAGACCTGGGAGACTTCATCAAGCTCGTCGACGAGGCGCACAAGCGGGGAATGCGGGTCATCGCCGACCTGGTCATGAACCACACCAGCGACCAGCACCCCTGGTTCCAGGCGTCCCGCCACGACCCCACCGGTCCGTTCGGCGATTTCTACGTCTGGTCCGACGAGAACGAGCAGTACAGCGACGCCCGCATCATCTTCATCGACACCGAGGCGTCCAACTGGACCTACGACCCGGTACGCGGCCAGTACTACTGGCACCGGTTCTTCCACCACCAGCCGGACCTGAACTACGAGAACCCGGCCGTCCAGGACGCCATGCTGGAGGTCCTGCGGTTCTGGCTCGACCTCGGCATCGACGGCTTCCGCCTCGACGCGGTCCCCTACCTGTTCGAGCAGGAGGGCACCAACTGCGAGAACCTGGCGCCGACGCACGCCTACCTCAAGCGGGTCAGGCGTGAGGTGGACCGTCTGTACCCCGACCGGGTCCTGCTCGCCGAGGCCAACCAGTGGCCCGCCGACGTCGTCGAGTACTTCGGCGACCCGGTCACCGGCGGCGACGAGTGCCACATGGCGTTCCACTTCCCGCTCATGCCGCGCATCTTCATGGCCGTGCGCCGCGAGACCCGCTACCCGATCTCCGAGATCATGGCCCAGACGCCCAAGATCCCCGAGAACTGCCAGTGGGGCATCTTCCTGCGCAACCACGACGAGCTCACCCTCGAGATGGTGACCGACGAAGAGCGCGACTACATGTACACCGAGTACGCCAAGGACCCGCGCATGCGGGCCAACGTCGGCATCCGCCGCCGCCTCGCCCCGCTGCTGGAGAACGACCGCAACCAGATCGAGCTGTTCACCGCCCTGCTGATGAGCCTGCCGGGCAGCCCGGTGCTCTACTACGGCGACGAGATCGGCATGGGCGACAACATCTGGCTCGGCGACCGCGACGGCGTCCGCACGCCCATGCAATGGACGCCCGACCGCAACGCCGGGTTCTCCGACTGCGACCCCGGCCGGCTCTACCTGCCGGTGATCATGGACCCGATCTACGGGTACCAGGCGCTGAACGTCGAGGCGCAGCAGAAGAACGCCGGGTCGTTGCTGCACTTCACGAAGAAGATGATCGAGATCCGCAAGCGGCACCCGGTGTTCGGGCTCGGCGAGTTCACGGAGCTCAACTCTTCCAACCCCAGTGTGCTGGCCTTCGTCCGCGAGCTCGGCGACGATCGAGTCCTGTGCGTCAACAACCTGTCCCGCTTCCCGCAGCCGGTGGAGCTGGACCTGCGGAGGTTCGAGGGGGTCACGCCGGTGGAGTGCACGGGCGGGGTTCCTTTCCCCCCAATCGGGGAACTTCCGTATCTTTTGACGCTTCCTGGGCATGGGTTCTATTGGTTCACCCTTCCGCCGACGAGCGCAGCAGCCGAGGAGACGTGA
- a CDS encoding MarR family winged helix-turn-helix transcriptional regulator — MSSDPPGFELPLRLFLGFRTLIDELHAELARQGHPDLRPMHGFVMQAIGTRGTTAAELGRRLGVSKQAAGKTVDTLERLGYVERASDPDDARRKIVRLTARGADSLTRSARVFDALRARWAETIGEDRLRAMEADLRTLTPHDVFRLDVPGWFGYQ, encoded by the coding sequence GTGTCAAGCGACCCTCCCGGCTTCGAGCTGCCGCTGCGGCTCTTCCTGGGCTTTCGCACGCTGATCGACGAGCTGCACGCCGAGCTGGCCCGCCAGGGCCATCCCGACCTGCGGCCGATGCACGGGTTCGTCATGCAGGCCATCGGCACGCGCGGCACGACCGCCGCCGAACTCGGCCGCAGGCTCGGCGTCTCCAAGCAGGCCGCCGGCAAGACCGTCGACACGCTGGAGCGCCTCGGCTACGTCGAGCGCGCCTCCGACCCGGACGACGCCCGCCGCAAGATCGTCCGCCTCACCGCCCGCGGCGCCGACAGCCTGACCCGCTCGGCCCGCGTCTTCGACGCCCTGCGCGCCCGCTGGGCCGAGACCATCGGCGAGGACCGCCTGCGCGCCATGGAGGCCGACCTGCGCACGCTCACCCCGCACGACGTGTTCCGCCTGGACGTCCCCGGCTGGTTCGGCTACCAATGA
- a CDS encoding maltokinase N-terminal cap-like domain-containing protein, producing MTHTLEELLAGWITGQRWFAGKSRAISGLAVESATPLPLRGLEETRQSDVAGSSRTTGDQVSVRHVVITVTQGDAVDRYQLLVGLRPELPQRLRHVAIGETEEGFAYDAVHDADVTGVLLAAMAGDADVGPLRFRRMPGTTIDTSLRSLVLGGEQSNTSLVFGDAYICKLFRKLIPGVNPEVEVVSALARRGSHNIARPYGWVETDVDGQNTTLAFVQEFLPTASDGWALALTSVRDLYGSPPGTPCCDAGGDFAAESHRLGMATAHLHRQMADAFPTSTIETPEVKRMVEGFRRRLESAISEVPELAAHAGVAHRAFDRLADIGRPITVQRVHGDYHLGQVMRTPSEWVVLDFEGEPGQPLRERRALDSPLRDVAGMLRSFDYAARHLLFGRPDAEALEPCAAEWAERNRAAFIAGYSAGGGRIHGDDAVVLRALELSKAAYEVVYEARNRPTWLPIPLAAFTQAAR from the coding sequence GTGACACATACTCTCGAAGAGCTCCTTGCCGGCTGGATCACCGGGCAGCGGTGGTTCGCCGGCAAGAGCCGCGCGATCTCGGGGCTGGCCGTGGAATCGGCCACTCCTTTGCCCCTCCGTGGTCTTGAAGAAACCCGCCAGAGCGATGTGGCGGGTTCCTCCAGGACCACGGGCGACCAGGTCTCCGTGCGCCACGTGGTGATCACCGTCACCCAGGGGGACGCCGTCGACCGCTACCAACTGCTCGTGGGGCTGCGCCCCGAGCTGCCCCAGCGGCTGCGCCACGTCGCGATCGGCGAGACCGAGGAGGGCTTCGCCTACGACGCCGTCCACGACGCCGACGTGACCGGGGTGCTGCTCGCGGCCATGGCCGGGGACGCCGACGTCGGCCCGCTGCGCTTCCGGCGCATGCCCGGCACCACGATCGACACCTCGCTGCGCAGCCTCGTCCTCGGCGGCGAGCAGTCCAACACCTCCCTGGTGTTCGGCGACGCCTACATCTGCAAGCTGTTCCGCAAGCTGATCCCCGGCGTCAACCCCGAGGTGGAGGTCGTCTCGGCCCTGGCGCGCCGGGGCTCGCACAACATCGCCCGCCCCTACGGCTGGGTCGAGACCGACGTCGACGGCCAGAACACCACGCTCGCCTTCGTCCAGGAGTTCCTGCCGACCGCCAGCGACGGCTGGGCGCTCGCCCTGACCAGCGTCCGCGACCTGTACGGCTCGCCGCCCGGCACACCGTGCTGCGACGCGGGCGGCGACTTCGCCGCCGAGTCGCACCGGCTCGGCATGGCCACCGCCCACCTGCACCGCCAGATGGCCGACGCCTTCCCCACGAGCACGATCGAGACGCCCGAAGTGAAGCGCATGGTCGAGGGGTTCAGGCGCCGCCTGGAGTCGGCGATCTCCGAGGTGCCCGAGCTGGCCGCGCACGCCGGGGTCGCGCACCGGGCGTTCGACCGGCTGGCCGACATCGGGCGGCCGATCACGGTCCAGCGGGTGCACGGCGACTACCACCTCGGCCAGGTCATGCGGACGCCGAGCGAATGGGTCGTCCTGGACTTCGAGGGCGAGCCCGGTCAGCCGCTGCGCGAGCGTCGCGCGCTGGACTCCCCGCTCAGGGACGTGGCCGGCATGCTGCGCTCGTTCGACTACGCCGCGCGCCACCTGCTGTTCGGCCGTCCCGACGCTGAGGCGCTGGAACCGTGCGCGGCCGAGTGGGCCGAGCGCAACCGGGCGGCGTTCATCGCGGGGTACTCGGCGGGCGGCGGCAGGATCCACGGCGACGACGCGGTCGTGCTGCGGGCGCTCGAGCTGAGCAAGGCCGCCTACGAGGTCGTGTACGAGGCGCGCAACCGCCCGACATGGCTGCCGATCCCGCTCGCCGCCTTCACGCAGGCCGCACGGTAG
- a CDS encoding carboxymuconolactone decarboxylase family protein has protein sequence MEPRMNNFAKIAADGYRAMQAVEAYLGHSDVPDSLLELVRIRASQINGCGFCLDMHHHTAKRAGETDERLFTVAGWREAPYYTSEERAALALTEAVTRLADGEGVPDAVWDDAADNFDEKSLAALVVAIAQINAWNRINVTIRSVAGSHRHAVAAS, from the coding sequence ATGGAGCCACGGATGAACAACTTCGCCAAGATCGCCGCCGACGGCTACCGCGCCATGCAGGCCGTGGAGGCGTACCTCGGGCACAGCGACGTTCCCGACAGCCTGCTGGAACTGGTGCGGATCCGGGCCAGCCAGATCAACGGCTGCGGGTTCTGCCTGGACATGCACCACCACACCGCCAAGCGCGCCGGCGAGACCGACGAACGGCTCTTCACCGTCGCCGGATGGCGCGAGGCGCCCTACTACACCTCGGAGGAGCGCGCGGCCCTCGCCCTGACCGAGGCCGTCACGCGGCTGGCCGACGGCGAGGGCGTCCCCGACGCGGTGTGGGACGACGCGGCCGACAACTTCGACGAGAAGTCCCTGGCCGCCCTCGTGGTCGCCATCGCCCAGATCAACGCCTGGAACCGCATCAACGTCACGATCCGCTCGGTCGCCGGCTCCCACCGCCACGCGGTCGCCGCGTCCTGA